TCGCCGCCGAAGCGCGGCAACTGCTCGATTCGATCGAAACCAACACCATTATCGGTCTACGCGATCGGGCTTTGATTGGCGTGATGGTGTTCAGTTTCGCCCGCGTCTCGGCGGTCGTGAACATGAATGTGGACGATTATTACCAGCAAGGAAAACGAAGCTGGTTCCGACTGCACGAAAAGAACGGCAAGTTCCATGAAGTACCGGTGCATCACACGGCTGAAGAATATCTGGATCAGTATCTGGCGGCGGCAGGCTTTGCGGACGACACGAAGTCGCCGCTGTTTCGATCCATGACCGGCAAGTCCGCCGCACTCTCTGCCGATCGAATGAGCCGAATCGATGTACTCCGCATGGTCAAACGGCGTGCCGTTCCTGCCGGCATCGGCGCCGAACGCATCTGCTGCCACACGTTTCGGGCCACCGGCATCACCGCGTATCTCGAGAACGGCGGCACGCTCGAACACGCCCAGGCGATCGCTGCGCACGAGTCGCCACGAACTACTAAGCTGTACGACCGCACCGACGACGCGATCACGCTTGATGAGATTGAGCGGATCGCGATCTGACGTGAACCGCACAATCGGCGACGCAATCGAAAAGAACAAACCAGAATCGTCAGTCGGGCACCGCAAATAACTATTTTGAGGTAAACGGGGATACGCGAAACAATGATTCTAGTTGCGACAACAAATTGCTGCGGCACTTTCACGGGGAGTTGCGGTGTTACAACCCTCGAACCAATACAAACCGTGAGAATGAAGTGCCATTCGATGCCCACGCTATGCATAAACTCTGCATTTCAGAATGCGTTTGCGGTCGCACCAGCACAGTCGAAAACGTCGCGCGCAAACATGCAAAGGAGTGCAAGTTTCTTTCTGTAAATCATCGTTCGTTCTGATCGACGCACGCTTCGGCCTGCCGCTTCATCGCCGTCTCTCTGCGGAGGGCGGGC
The Planctomycetia bacterium genome window above contains:
- a CDS encoding tyrosine-type recombinase/integrase — encoded protein: MSRAGLPSIIVRAGDDAVRRFAEFFAATIRNRNTREAYAQAIGQFFGWCEAKGLELRTIQPIAIGAYIEHLTRIRSAPTVKQHLAAIRMLFDWLVTGHIVAVNPAWSVKGPRHVVKKGKTPVLVAAEARQLLDSIETNTIIGLRDRALIGVMVFSFARVSAVVNMNVDDYYQQGKRSWFRLHEKNGKFHEVPVHHTAEEYLDQYLAAAGFADDTKSPLFRSMTGKSAALSADRMSRIDVLRMVKRRAVPAGIGAERICCHTFRATGITAYLENGGTLEHAQAIAAHESPRTTKLYDRTDDAITLDEIERIAI